One genomic window of Amphiura filiformis chromosome 3, Afil_fr2py, whole genome shotgun sequence includes the following:
- the LOC140148608 gene encoding glycosylphosphatidylinositol anchor attachment 1 protein-like: MGLLTDPKTQATVSRLISKYYAVVSIFFYIIGIIYMLSLAHYPLSAGTYFSENALLPALVEREYHSETDTRTYANELREVARGTPKGAIPEQWLYSKFRELGLDVYSQNYTVSHPFMETVTSKKGPSKTKVITGTNVYGILRAPRLAGTEAIVLTVPYRSLKQVATFGSTNHGIGLMLSLASYFRRHTYWSKDIIFLVVEHEEIGMRAWLESYHDTKSSYITSSLMSGRSGSVMGAINLELGSESLDHIDIMIEGPNGQLPNLDLFNLAVRLCKREGIAVTFQNRQDALQAQWLRYDGFKHSMKTMLLNMAHQASGKPSGIHGLFLQYHIEALTLKGYPSQSRRAQSIVSVGRVLEGMTRSINNLLERLHQSFFFYILPSTERYISIGLYMPPFGLLMVVPILHGLALWIASGKVEDDKEGEEKVGESDEKHSDEKKDSQVEAEPPQRPFSLVIPLMIGAFVTGVLLFYCPQYFITRYSAAFGLKPNEGITIGLLAFLVGCIFLPYLGRSKNQQSTDLSSKAEWQLLKSFALIWQGVSLSAIAMMNFSLAFFIAVVTIPVYTIVRPSKKRIFRIIQSALLVLVSPYGLVLIGILIYQANTINYDSYGQLLLDTLFAAQDAMYNSVVDRCLYGSWSYGLATLVVFPNWMLFWMVVWRKQQ; this comes from the coding sequence ATGGGTTTATTGACAGATCCCAAAACCCAAGCGACTGTGTCACGCTTGATTTCCAAGTACTATGCAGTAGTGAGCATTTTCTTTTACATCATTGGTATCATCTACATGCTCTCTCTGGCACACTATCCACTTAGTGCTGGCACATACTTCTCTGAAAACGCCCTGCTTCCTGCTCTTGTTGAACGGGAATATCACAGTGAAACTGACACCCGTACTTATGCAAATGAACTCCGTGAGGTGGCACGTGGCACACCGAAAGGTGCCATTCCTGAACAGTGGTTATATTCCAAATTTCGTGAACTTGGACTTGATGTGTACAGTCAAAACTACACAGTTTCACATCCTTTCATGGAGACAGTGACATCTAAGAAAGGACCTTCTAAGACTAAAGTGATAACCGGGACTAATGTCTATGGTATTTTACGAGCACCACGACTTGCAGGGACAGAAGCAATAGTGTTGACTGTTCCATATCGCAGTCTAAAGCAAGTGGCAACCTTCGGTAGCACCAATCATGGCATCGGACTCATGCTATCTTTGGCGAGTTATTTCCGCAGACACACATACTGGTCGAAAGATATTATATTTCTTGTAGTAGAGCATGAAGAGATAGGGATGAGAGCATGGTTGGAATCGTATCATGATACAAAGTCCAGTTACATTACTTCGTCTTTAATGAGTGGAAGAAGTGGATCTGTGATGGGGGCAATCAATCTGGAGTTGGGATCAGAGTCCTTAGATCACATTGATATCATGATTGAAGGACCCAATGGGCAATTGCCAAATTTAGACTTATTCAACCTGGCTGTCAGGTTGTGTAAACGCGAGGGCATTGCGGTGACATTTCAAAACCGTCAAGACGCACTTCAAGCACAATGGTTACGCTATGATGGGTTTAAACACAGCATGAAGACAATGTTGTTGAACATGGCACATCAAGCATCGGGAAAGCCTAGTGGCATTCATGGGCTTTTCCTTCAATATCACATTGAGGCTTTGACTCTCAAAGGTTATCCATCGCAGTCAAGACGAGCGCAGTCCATTGTTTCTGTGGGGAGAGTATTAGAAGGAATGACCAGAAGCATTAATAATCTCTTAGAACGTCTGCATCAGTCATTTTTCTTTTATATCTTACCAAGTACAGAGCGCTATATATCAATAGGTTTATACATGCCACCTTTTGGACTGTTAATGGTGGTTCCCATTTTGCATGGTTTAGCCCTCTGGATTGCATCAGGAAAAGTTGAAGATGACAAAGAAGGAGAGGAGAAAGTTGGTGAATCAGATGAAAAACACTCTGATGAGAAAAAAGACAGCCAAGTTGAAGCAGAGCCCCCACAACGCCCATTCAGCTTGGTGATACCTCTTATGATTGGTGCCTTTGTGACGGGTGTTCTGCTGTTTTATTGTCCTCAATACTTTATAACACGCTATAGTGCAGCCTTTGGGTTAAAACCCAATGAAGGCATCACAATAGGCCTGCTAGCATTCCTAGTTGGGTGCATATTCTTGCCATACTTAGGCCGTAGTAAAAATCAACAGTCTACAGATCTTAGTTCTAAAGCAGAGTGGCAGCTGCTCAAATCGTTTGCACTTATATGGCAAGGGGTATCCCTCTCTGCAATTGCCATGATGAACTTTTCCTTGGCATTTTTCATTGCGGTCGTAACCATTCCAGTCTACACCATCGTCAGACCTTCAAAGAAACGCATCTTTCGCATCATACAAAGCGCCCTCTTGGTACTGGTATCCCCATATGGGTTGGTGTTGATAGGGATACTGATCTATCAAGCCAATACTATAAACTATGACAGTTATGGTCAACTTTTACTGGATACTTTGTTTGCTGCTCAGGATGCCATGTACAACAGTGTAGTAGACAGATGCCTGTATGGCAGCTGGTCTTATGGCTTAGCAACACTGGTAGTGTTCCCAAATTGGATGTTGTTTTGGATGGTGGTATGGAGAAAGCAACAATAG
- the LOC140148607 gene encoding uncharacterized protein — MVKKLHDICLQCIGENLHSISRVGKFLPTKHKEILLRRLVDHDMLTQQYLPHITYHLFSPAIRRVTFKWCDQVTDHVLTQIDLCQCKLDSIVITGCQGVTDGGVHTVLHQQNGLERLKLRNLPHLTCKGLEAVASPNLEEVDLFKCANIENRGVQSLVTKNPTISKLNLGYCYKVTEDIIPNIAQCLGSNLLHLDLGCLQTLSNTNLEMLAENCPNIKILILQGCNRITGECLPTLFSKCNRMQLLDLSFCHKILEPQNNLKHLPLSITTLVLGGLQVDGEQLQEAIARLPKLEDLQLCGINTLDDDSIKKIFKSVGKQLTNVDMSGCRQSLDDHTLRHIVNYCTELEHICLTYCANLKGTSLLEMFQDKKRAQQVVEIRLSGCREIEYSVLEAISTSCSNIESLFLSGVHSVTDQILISVANNCPKLKRVGVKSCTSQVTDVGVVEIARCCPALKEIVLSGLHAITDKSVLAIANNCPDLGYIYVSGCNKVTHASINYLKDVCNSRVYVQHKLPNVDPNQVMAKNLDTGEFCRVDQTRYDRYSTQ; from the exons ATGGTGAAGAAACTTCATGACATCTGCCTACAATGTATCGGTGAGAACCTCCACAGCATCAGCCGCGTTGGTAAATTCTTGCCAACAAAACACAAGGAGATCCTCCTAAGACGTCTTGTAGACCATGATATGCTGACTCAGCAATATTTACCACACATTACCTATCATCTCTTTTCTCCAGCAATCAG ACGTGTCACTTTCAAGTGGTGTGATCAAGTAACAGACCATGTGTTAACTCAAATAGACCTGTGTCAATGTAAACTAGACTCGATTGTCATCACTGGCTGCCAGGGGGTTACAG ATGGGGGTGTTCATACCGTTCTTCACCAACAGAATGGACTAGAGCGACTGAAATTAAGAAACCTTCCCCACCTGACATGTAAAGGACTTGAAGCAGTAGCATCACCAAACCTTGAAGAAGTGGACCTGTTCAAGTGTGCTAACATtgaaaatagag GAGTCCAATCACTAGTGACCAAAAACCCTACCATATCCAAACTGAATCTTGGTTATTGTTACAAAGTCACTGAAGATATCATACCCAACATTGCACAATGCCTTGGATCTAATCTG CTCCATCTAGATTTAGGTTGTTTACAGACTCTCAGCAATACAAACCTGGAGATGTTAGCAGAAAACTGTCCCAATATCAAAAT ACTCATCTTACAAGGATGCAATAGGATTACCGGTGAATGTCTACCAACG TTATTTTCAAAGTGCAATCGTATGCAGCTGCTAGATCTTTCCTTCTGCCATAAGATCTTGGAACCTCAGAACAATCTGAAGCATCTACCACTGAGTATTACAACCCTAGTGCTCGGAGGACTTCAAGTAGATGGAGAGCAACTGCAAGAGGCAATAGCTAGACTACCGAAACTGGAAGATCTTCAGTTATGTGGCATTAATACATTGGATGATGACTCTATCAAAAAG ATCTTCAAGTCAGTGGGCAAGCAGTTAACCAATGTGGACATGAGTGGCTGCCGTCAAAGTCTGGATGATCATACTCTGAGACACATCGTCAATTATTGTACAGAATTAGAGCACATATGTCTCACCTACTGTGCCAACTTGAAGGGGACTTCACTGCTGGAAATGTTCCAGGACAAGAAACGAGCACAGCAGGTGGTAGAGATCAGACTAAGTGGATGTAGGGAG ATAGAGTATAGTGTCTTAGAGGCCATATCCACATCATGCAGCAATATAGAGAGCCTGTTTCTGTCAGGAGTTCACAGTGTCACCGACCAAATCCTGATCTCAGTCGCAAATAACTGTCCCAAGCTGAAGCGTGTTGGAGTTAAAAGTTGTACATCTCAG GTGACTGACGTTGGTGTAGTGGAGATTGCCAGGTGCTGCCCAGCTTTGAAGGAAATCGTTCTCTCTGGTCTACACGCCATCACAGACAAGAGTGTGCTAGCAATAGCCAATAACTGCCCTGATCTAGGCTACATCTATGTGTCTGGATGCAATAAGGTTACACATGCATCAATCAACTACCTCAAG GATGTGTGTAATAGCCGTGTGTATGTACAACACAAGCTGCCCAATGTGGATCCTAACCAGGTGATGGCTAAGAATTTGGACACTGGAGAGTTCTGCCGTGTAGATCAGACTCGCTATGATAGGTACTCAACACAGTAA